The following proteins come from a genomic window of Streptomyces sp. NBC_01716:
- a CDS encoding serine hydrolase domain-containing protein: MVLKLDVPMALVHGDVDEGYGAVADAFRRNFADGREIGAACAVYRDGVKVVDLWGGYRNGLTREPWRENTLVPVYSTTKGVASLAVAVAHARGLLSYDERVAAYWPEFAEAGKSDVTVRQLLSHQAGLPVIDRQLKLADLADPRVLSAALAEQRPAWTPGTRHGYHGQTLGYYESELIRRVDPQGRGLGRYFAEEIAAPLEAEFHIGLPSTVDPELIAHIHGFAGFEMLLHVGEMPLPFVLAFSNPRSLSARAFSNPRELSKVEAFNRPDVHALEIPAANGIGEVRSIAKLYGDAATGGKALGLDPATVEALTRAARSPSEGLRDQVLRVDTLYSLGYMKPFPRFRFGSSAGTAFGTMGLGGSFAFADPDTGVGFAYAMNRCGFHLWNDPREVALRDALFATVLGEAPQRPDVR; the protein is encoded by the coding sequence ATGGTGCTGAAACTCGATGTGCCGATGGCCCTGGTCCACGGCGACGTGGATGAAGGCTACGGTGCCGTCGCGGACGCGTTCCGGCGGAACTTCGCCGACGGCCGGGAGATCGGTGCCGCGTGTGCCGTCTACCGGGACGGGGTCAAGGTCGTTGACCTCTGGGGTGGTTACCGCAACGGCCTGACCCGGGAGCCCTGGCGGGAGAACACGCTGGTGCCGGTGTACTCCACCACCAAGGGGGTCGCGTCACTGGCGGTCGCGGTCGCCCACGCCCGCGGACTGCTGAGTTACGACGAACGGGTGGCCGCCTACTGGCCCGAGTTCGCCGAGGCCGGCAAGAGTGATGTCACCGTGCGCCAGTTGCTGTCGCACCAAGCAGGACTGCCGGTCATCGACCGGCAGTTGAAGCTGGCGGACCTGGCGGATCCGCGCGTGCTGTCCGCGGCGCTGGCCGAGCAGCGCCCGGCGTGGACACCGGGGACGCGGCACGGCTACCACGGGCAGACACTGGGCTACTACGAGAGTGAACTGATCCGCCGGGTGGACCCCCAAGGGCGCGGCCTGGGCCGCTACTTCGCTGAGGAGATCGCCGCCCCGCTCGAAGCGGAGTTCCACATCGGCCTGCCATCAACGGTGGATCCGGAGCTCATCGCGCACATCCACGGCTTCGCCGGTTTCGAAATGCTCCTGCATGTCGGCGAGATGCCGCTGCCGTTCGTTCTGGCCTTCAGCAACCCGCGCAGCCTCTCCGCGCGGGCGTTCAGCAATCCCCGGGAGCTGAGCAAGGTCGAGGCATTCAACCGCCCGGACGTGCACGCCCTGGAAATACCCGCCGCCAACGGCATCGGCGAGGTGCGTTCGATCGCCAAGCTGTACGGCGATGCCGCGACCGGAGGCAAGGCACTCGGCCTGGACCCGGCCACTGTGGAGGCCCTCACCCGCGCCGCCCGGTCTCCTTCCGAAGGGCTGCGGGACCAGGTGCTGCGTGTCGACACGCTCTACTCCCTCGGTTACATGAAGCCCTTCCCCCGGTTCCGTTTCGGCTCCTCCGCGGGCACGGCGTTCGGCACGATGGGACTGGGTGGGTCGTTCGCCTTCGCCGACCCGGACACCGGTGTCGGATTCGCCTACGCCATGAACCGGTGCGGCTTCCACCTGTGGAACGACCCGCGCGAAGTGGCGCTCCGTGACGCGCTGTTCGCCACCGTCCTGGGTGAGGCGCCGCAGCGTCCGGACGTACGCTGA
- a CDS encoding peptidoglycan-binding domain-containing protein, with protein MRALTKALVGATAAVGIAVGGLATTGTAMAAPAPAQQRTVSTEAAPLAVVNLGLSTAQATDWQCQLRVLGYTPGTIDGRLGSDSWKAAQRFFNDLGLKAGKPDGIVGANTVMALQRFLNMNLKENLKVDGVAGAQTKAAFAEYANLLRSIC; from the coding sequence ATGCGAGCTCTCACGAAGGCACTCGTCGGTGCCACCGCCGCGGTCGGGATCGCCGTCGGCGGCCTGGCCACCACGGGCACGGCCATGGCCGCCCCCGCGCCGGCCCAGCAGCGGACGGTGAGCACCGAGGCCGCGCCGCTCGCGGTCGTCAACCTCGGACTGAGCACCGCCCAGGCGACGGACTGGCAGTGCCAGCTCCGCGTACTGGGCTACACCCCGGGCACGATCGACGGGCGGCTGGGCAGCGACAGCTGGAAGGCGGCGCAGAGGTTCTTCAACGACCTGGGCCTGAAAGCCGGCAAGCCCGACGGGATCGTCGGAGCGAACACGGTCATGGCGCTTCAGCGCTTCTTGAACATGAACCTCAAGGAGAACCTGAAGGTCGACGGGGTCGCCGGAGCACAGACCAAGGCCGCGTTCGCGGAATACGCCAACCTGCTGCGCAGCATCTGCTGA
- a CDS encoding ATP-binding SpoIIE family protein phosphatase, with translation MTFAQGSTTGPTAAMADAAVAVLDAAGAVTGWTGHAQRLLGYPAGEVAGTPGALLLDASEDGKAVAADVAERTRTGGDWSGRLKFRHREGRTLSLEVRVSPLTGHGEDGPSGWLVVAANARTNAQAAWNAAVSAAVVTYSPVATVIWDTGLRYLWVNEALESESGIPQDRWVGRTIEEVLGDALDVASFEAVMKEVLRTGSPALGYEYTRRIPSDLDRSHTYSISLYRLERGDGTPLGICGLRSDVTGARRNREHLDTLSEAGKKIGTTLDVMRTAQELADYAVSRLADYVTVDLVDTVPLGGEPLERIGMDNGRIPVFRRAGVSSIHQGTPESLFERAKPVFVPPSSPFTKALGTGRPVMERVLDTTPGNWLDQDPQRAKVIHETGMHSLIIVPMEARGAVLGVVVFVRNDTPTPFDADDLWLATELVARASLSLDNARRYAREADAALALQRHLLPQRLVGSGTVEVDARYLPADMASKVGGDWFDVIHLSGARTALVIGDVVGHGINAAATMGRLRTAVQTLAEMDLPPNELLARLDRTVVRLNQEGAEGLGPAAIGATCLYAVHDPISGRLDIASAGHPPPVIIHPTAGAAIPDIPSGTPLGLGVNSFESAEIELPEGSTVALYTDGLVETRDDDIEAGIDRLADALTPPHAALRELCDAALGSADTSTLTDDATFLVARCHDVSADRVVSYDIPPDLSAVPRARSAVAAQLRNWGLDDLVAKTGLIVDELLTNALTHGAPPVRLRLVFHDVLLCEVFDAGAGAPRPRQSGPPDDNGLGLVIVAHSADSWGFRRTTDGKVVWAALRTRRGTRHDAS, from the coding sequence ATGACGTTCGCACAAGGTTCGACCACTGGTCCGACCGCCGCGATGGCCGATGCCGCGGTGGCCGTGCTCGACGCGGCCGGAGCCGTGACGGGATGGACCGGGCACGCCCAGCGACTGCTGGGCTACCCGGCCGGAGAAGTCGCCGGCACGCCGGGGGCCCTCCTGCTGGACGCGTCCGAGGACGGCAAGGCCGTCGCGGCGGACGTGGCGGAGCGCACCCGTACGGGCGGCGACTGGTCGGGGCGGCTGAAGTTCCGCCACCGGGAGGGCCGCACCCTGTCCCTGGAGGTCCGGGTCTCGCCGCTGACCGGGCACGGCGAGGACGGTCCGAGCGGCTGGCTGGTCGTCGCGGCGAACGCGCGGACGAACGCCCAGGCGGCTTGGAACGCGGCGGTGTCCGCCGCTGTCGTCACGTACTCACCGGTCGCCACGGTCATCTGGGACACGGGGCTGCGCTACCTCTGGGTCAATGAGGCGCTCGAATCCGAGAGCGGGATTCCCCAGGACCGGTGGGTGGGCCGGACCATCGAGGAAGTGCTGGGCGACGCGCTCGACGTGGCGTCCTTCGAGGCGGTGATGAAAGAGGTCCTGCGAACCGGCAGTCCCGCGCTCGGCTACGAATACACCAGGCGCATACCGAGCGATCTGGACCGGAGCCACACGTACTCCATCTCGCTGTACCGCCTGGAGAGGGGCGACGGCACCCCGCTCGGCATCTGCGGCCTGCGCTCGGACGTCACCGGAGCCCGCCGTAACCGGGAACACCTGGACACCCTCAGCGAGGCCGGCAAGAAGATCGGCACCACCCTGGACGTGATGCGCACCGCGCAGGAACTCGCCGATTACGCGGTCTCCCGGCTCGCCGACTACGTCACCGTCGACCTTGTCGACACCGTGCCTCTGGGCGGTGAGCCGCTGGAACGGATCGGCATGGACAACGGCCGGATCCCCGTCTTCCGCCGCGCCGGCGTGTCCTCGATCCACCAGGGAACCCCGGAATCGCTCTTCGAACGCGCCAAACCCGTGTTCGTTCCCCCGTCGTCCCCCTTCACGAAGGCCCTGGGCACCGGCCGCCCGGTCATGGAACGTGTCCTGGACACGACGCCCGGCAACTGGCTCGACCAGGACCCGCAGCGGGCCAAGGTCATTCACGAGACGGGCATGCACTCCCTGATCATCGTTCCGATGGAGGCGCGCGGCGCCGTGCTGGGTGTTGTCGTGTTCGTACGCAACGACACCCCGACGCCGTTCGACGCGGACGACCTGTGGCTGGCGACCGAACTGGTCGCGCGCGCGTCGCTGAGCCTGGACAACGCCCGCAGATACGCCCGTGAGGCGGACGCGGCCCTCGCCCTGCAACGGCATCTGCTCCCACAGCGCCTCGTGGGAAGCGGAACGGTCGAGGTCGACGCGCGGTACCTGCCGGCGGACATGGCCAGCAAGGTCGGCGGCGACTGGTTCGACGTGATCCACCTCAGCGGCGCCCGGACCGCCCTGGTCATCGGCGACGTGGTGGGGCACGGGATCAACGCCGCGGCCACCATGGGCCGGCTCCGTACGGCGGTGCAGACCCTCGCGGAGATGGACCTGCCGCCGAACGAACTGCTGGCGCGCCTGGACCGCACCGTCGTACGCCTCAACCAGGAGGGCGCGGAGGGTCTGGGGCCTGCCGCCATCGGAGCCACCTGCCTGTACGCCGTGCACGACCCGATCAGCGGGCGACTGGACATCGCCAGCGCGGGGCACCCGCCTCCGGTGATCATCCACCCGACGGCGGGCGCCGCCATCCCCGACATCCCTTCGGGGACGCCCCTGGGCCTGGGAGTGAACTCCTTCGAGTCCGCGGAGATCGAACTCCCCGAGGGGAGCACGGTCGCCCTCTACACGGACGGTCTGGTCGAGACACGTGACGACGACATCGAGGCCGGGATCGACCGCCTCGCGGACGCCCTCACACCGCCCCACGCGGCACTGCGAGAACTCTGCGACGCCGCGCTGGGAAGCGCCGACACCAGCACTCTCACCGACGACGCCACATTCCTGGTGGCCCGCTGCCACGATGTGAGCGCCGACCGTGTGGTCTCCTACGACATCCCGCCCGACCTCTCGGCCGTGCCCCGGGCCCGCTCGGCGGTCGCGGCCCAGCTGCGGAACTGGGGGCTGGACGACCTGGTGGCGAAGACCGGGCTGATCGTCGACGAACTGCTCACCAACGCGCTCACCCATGGCGCGCCGCCCGTTCGGCTGCGCCTGGTCTTCCACGACGTCCTGCTCTGCGAGGTCTTCGACGCGGGAGCCGGTGCACCCCGCCCACGCCAGTCCGGGCCGCCGGACGACAACGGACTCGGGCTTGTGATCGTCGCCCACTCGGCCGACAGCTGGGGATTCCGCCGTACGACGGACGGAAAGGTCGTCTGGGCGGCACTCCGCACACGAAGAGGTACCAGGCATGACGCCTCGTGA
- a CDS encoding pectate lyase produces MKKPLSRRTFSQLAVTPILASTALLPPGTAQAASAPAAGRAEAVRAMRRAAAFMDGTVSYKGGYVWNCLPDLSVTWGEMEAKRTMCWVQPPGTPSVGHSMLDAYHATGDELFHRAAVRTGLALVEAQLPVGGWNYIHDFAGEDSLRDWYDRIGSNGWRLEEFQHYYGKATFDDAGTSVAAQLILRLYVERRDPRFRRSLERALDFVLASQFRGGVADGGWPQRYPAFPGAVSRTPWPEQRPPWLPKDVQHGMEDGEYTQHVTFNDDVLGENIKFLIMCVSALGRRDLVAPVHRAMECLRRMQQPGPQAGWALQHLSRARNGRPAGAPAGARSYEPRALTTHTTQTNVTQLFHYFRLTGDRACLSRVPEALDWLESCRLTSRQIEENPLLAGRTHPTFVELGTNRPKFVHRFGSNIRNGAYYYDYDHTSTLSHYSAGRSVDIDALRSTYAQLAALTPSEVADLRARSPLTPAGGHDHGDRIPLPRYFSPRDLQLSDLLRDAPLPLPEVTDAEAAALVDGLGTRNHWLTPLDAVTNPYLGPGSTEPYDGRAYMSKNVGDPRDTSPYNPEDPPLEPPYQPRERPLGISSSAYVSNMGKLIGYVTRQK; encoded by the coding sequence ATGAAGAAGCCCCTGAGCCGCCGCACCTTCAGCCAACTCGCCGTCACCCCGATTCTCGCTTCCACCGCCCTGCTCCCGCCCGGGACGGCGCAGGCCGCTTCCGCCCCGGCGGCCGGCCGGGCCGAGGCCGTCCGTGCGATGCGCCGGGCCGCCGCCTTCATGGACGGGACCGTCTCCTACAAGGGCGGTTACGTCTGGAACTGTCTGCCCGACCTGTCCGTCACCTGGGGCGAGATGGAGGCCAAGCGCACCATGTGCTGGGTCCAGCCGCCCGGTACACCGTCCGTCGGGCACAGCATGCTCGACGCGTACCACGCGACCGGCGACGAGCTCTTCCACCGGGCCGCCGTCCGTACCGGCCTGGCGCTCGTCGAGGCCCAACTCCCCGTCGGCGGCTGGAACTACATCCATGACTTCGCCGGCGAGGATTCCCTGCGCGACTGGTACGACAGGATCGGCTCCAACGGATGGCGCCTGGAGGAGTTCCAGCACTACTACGGCAAGGCCACCTTCGACGACGCGGGCACCTCGGTCGCCGCCCAGTTGATCCTGCGGCTCTACGTCGAGCGCCGCGATCCCCGGTTCAGGCGGTCCCTGGAGCGGGCGCTCGACTTCGTGCTCGCGTCCCAGTTCCGCGGCGGCGTCGCCGACGGAGGCTGGCCGCAGCGTTACCCCGCCTTCCCGGGGGCCGTCAGCCGTACCCCCTGGCCCGAACAGCGCCCCCCGTGGCTGCCCAAGGACGTCCAACACGGAATGGAGGACGGCGAGTACACGCAGCACGTCACCTTCAACGACGACGTCCTCGGCGAGAACATCAAGTTCCTGATCATGTGCGTATCGGCGCTGGGCCGCCGCGACCTCGTGGCCCCGGTGCACCGCGCCATGGAGTGCCTGCGCCGTATGCAGCAGCCGGGACCACAGGCCGGCTGGGCCCTCCAGCATCTGTCACGCGCCAGGAACGGCAGGCCCGCGGGAGCACCCGCCGGCGCCCGGTCGTACGAGCCGCGCGCCCTGACCACGCACACCACTCAGACCAATGTCACCCAGCTGTTCCACTACTTCCGGCTGACCGGCGACCGCGCCTGCCTCAGCCGGGTTCCCGAGGCTCTCGACTGGCTGGAGAGCTGCCGGCTGACGAGCCGTCAGATCGAGGAGAACCCGCTGCTGGCCGGCCGCACGCACCCCACCTTCGTCGAACTGGGCACCAATCGCCCGAAGTTCGTCCATCGCTTCGGCTCGAACATCCGCAACGGCGCGTATTACTACGACTACGACCACACGAGCACGCTGAGTCACTACTCGGCAGGGCGGTCGGTCGACATCGACGCCCTGCGGAGCACCTACGCCCAACTCGCCGCGCTCACACCCTCGGAGGTGGCCGACCTGCGTGCCCGTTCGCCGCTCACCCCTGCCGGTGGCCATGACCACGGCGACCGGATCCCGCTGCCCCGCTACTTCTCCCCGCGAGACCTTCAGCTCTCCGACCTCCTGCGGGACGCGCCTCTTCCGTTGCCCGAGGTCACGGACGCCGAGGCGGCCGCCCTGGTGGACGGCCTCGGGACGAGGAACCACTGGCTCACTCCCCTCGACGCCGTCACCAACCCTTATCTGGGACCGGGCTCGACGGAGCCGTACGACGGCCGGGCGTACATGAGCAAGAACGTCGGCGACCCGCGCGACACCTCGCCGTACAACCCCGAGGACCCGCCGCTCGAACCTCCGTATCAGCCCCGGGAACGCCCCCTCGGCATCAGCTCGTCCGCGTACGTGTCGAACATGGGCAAGCTCATCGGATACGTGACCCGCCAGAAGTGA
- a CDS encoding peptidoglycan-binding protein, whose protein sequence is MPRWKALPAGLHPQVRQLIVRLRGLKDRGELNTRQLAVKTGYSARSWQRYLNGGSLPPRDAVEAMARVGGEDPTRLLALHEIAAERWAEGLVVTADAPGSGPEDTPAAPSHPPTERQPYGRQLRAGIAAGAVALVLSVSAALLLAVRLADARAELADRAGAVAAPATVSESLIPVVYSCRPEQRDGRWYAGHSSTTDTILAYTHMGPEVAEAQCLLRRAGISPGDIDGIFGPQTQRAVERIQTRDGLVVDGVVGPHTWQSLRGAAPK, encoded by the coding sequence ATGCCGCGTTGGAAGGCGCTGCCCGCCGGACTGCACCCACAGGTCCGCCAGTTGATCGTGCGATTGCGCGGACTGAAGGACCGGGGGGAGCTGAACACACGCCAGCTGGCCGTGAAGACCGGGTACAGCGCGAGGTCGTGGCAGCGGTATCTGAACGGTGGATCACTGCCGCCCCGGGACGCCGTCGAGGCGATGGCCCGCGTCGGCGGTGAGGATCCGACCCGGCTGCTGGCACTGCACGAGATCGCCGCCGAGCGCTGGGCGGAGGGACTCGTGGTCACCGCGGACGCCCCGGGAAGCGGTCCGGAAGACACCCCGGCGGCGCCGTCGCACCCGCCGACGGAGCGGCAGCCTTACGGGCGTCAGCTGCGCGCCGGGATCGCGGCGGGCGCCGTGGCCCTGGTGCTGTCCGTCTCCGCCGCGCTGCTGCTCGCGGTGCGGCTCGCCGACGCGCGCGCGGAGCTGGCGGACCGAGCCGGTGCGGTCGCGGCCCCGGCCACCGTGTCCGAGTCCTTGATCCCGGTCGTCTACTCCTGCCGGCCGGAGCAACGTGACGGCCGCTGGTACGCGGGGCACAGCAGCACCACGGACACCATCCTGGCGTACACGCACATGGGGCCCGAAGTGGCCGAGGCACAGTGCCTGCTGCGCCGGGCGGGCATCTCGCCGGGGGACATCGACGGCATCTTCGGCCCGCAGACGCAGCGCGCGGTGGAGCGGATCCAGACCCGGGACGGGCTGGTCGTGGACGGTGTCGTCGGCCCGCACACCTGGCAGTCCTTGCGCGGGGCGGCACCGAAGTGA
- a CDS encoding helix-turn-helix domain-containing protein, whose amino-acid sequence MTTEHARLTEELRRLRARTGLSLAALSERTTYSKSSWERYLNGKSLPPRQAVQELCREADEPGGRLLALWEIAESSWSGRAAAPAPAPAPAPAPPAAASAAEEPRPPETGRPRRRRGRLMVVLASAYALLAGGVALALVLLPDGDAPGDESLPASAPYSLAAQCRAEDCEGRDPMRLVCGIAPDTLATYRTATGARVELRHSEKCGASWARMWGTRIGDRLEITAGGPDHGVRVKDSAGTETYVYTEMTAAQSGGTVRACFSPASADGERECVEARVGESTATPAPPSRR is encoded by the coding sequence GTGACCACGGAACACGCCCGGTTGACCGAGGAGCTGCGGCGGCTGCGGGCCCGTACGGGGCTGAGCCTGGCGGCGCTGTCGGAACGCACGACGTACAGCAAGTCCTCCTGGGAGCGTTACCTCAACGGCAAGAGCCTGCCTCCTCGTCAGGCCGTACAGGAGCTGTGCCGGGAAGCGGACGAACCGGGCGGGCGGCTGCTGGCCCTGTGGGAGATCGCCGAGTCGTCCTGGAGCGGACGGGCGGCGGCGCCCGCCCCTGCCCCTGCCCCTGCCCCTGCCCCTCCCGCCGCCGCTTCCGCCGCCGAGGAGCCGCGGCCTCCGGAGACCGGGCGCCCGCGCCGCCGCAGGGGCCGGCTCATGGTGGTGCTGGCGTCGGCGTACGCCCTGCTCGCCGGGGGTGTGGCACTGGCACTGGTCCTGCTGCCGGACGGGGATGCCCCGGGGGACGAATCGCTGCCGGCCTCCGCTCCGTACTCCCTCGCCGCCCAGTGCCGCGCGGAGGACTGCGAGGGCCGGGACCCGATGCGCCTGGTCTGCGGCATCGCCCCCGACACCCTCGCCACGTACCGCACCGCCACCGGCGCCCGGGTGGAGCTGCGCCACAGCGAGAAGTGCGGCGCGAGCTGGGCGCGGATGTGGGGGACGCGGATCGGCGACCGGCTGGAGATCACGGCCGGCGGCCCGGACCACGGTGTACGCGTCAAGGACAGTGCCGGCACGGAGACGTACGTCTACACCGAGATGACCGCGGCCCAGTCCGGCGGCACGGTCCGGGCCTGCTTCAGCCCCGCGTCGGCCGACGGTGAACGGGAGTGCGTCGAGGCCCGCGTGGGCGAGAGCACCGCCACGCCCGCGCCGCCCTCACGCCGGTAG
- a CDS encoding CocE/NonD family hydrolase: MKRRRAATWAASSLVATLMLTGTLTGPVAAAQDRAGEVAGAAEPVTHAENDRVPEGSVWTQSYFPSADDSGTELHADVLLPEALAKKKKRVPVILSVGPYFGHSGQTGVEDWTHTGPSARFQDFIEGTDLFDEGYAFVMVDLRGFGGSTGCLDWGGPGEQADVEAAVDWAAKQPWSTGAVGMYGKSYDAVTGLIGNNLDQRALKAVVAQEPVWDMYQYIYSNGVPRPNVTGTANAYNSIATLGQMADDDARYLANARWEETHPECLTENSAGYRIADQRDKHWTSRDLARMAKRTDTPLFVTQGFVENNTKPEEMQEYLANHKGPERGWLGQWDHVRGGDRTSDGRLAMGREGWYDETLSFYDQYLKGIKPKVDYPAYSVQDSTGTWRAQKTWPVVERSVTLPLGDGSYVDDGGVSALLGLGLGLGPSGEATPRQRQQPSGEWDMENAPALDPAAPKGLAEGLAKLQKSGEITSSFFVWSKPVKQAVRVTGTPQVSLTAKGEGNVMVKLYDVAPDGTAVMFDEQVSLLDSGKLTVDLKATDWTLTTGHVLAVEIGSIQTGSWRDTPSGETIKVKNARIELALDNPADDRATAGARAPFLDTYLRQYTVDLPAGPASFTVPTGGRH, translated from the coding sequence GTGAAAAGACGTCGCGCGGCCACCTGGGCCGCCTCATCACTCGTCGCCACCCTCATGCTGACCGGCACCCTCACAGGCCCCGTCGCCGCGGCGCAGGACCGGGCGGGGGAAGTCGCTGGTGCGGCCGAGCCCGTCACGCACGCGGAGAACGACCGCGTCCCGGAGGGCTCCGTCTGGACGCAGAGCTACTTCCCGTCCGCGGACGACTCCGGCACCGAACTGCACGCCGACGTCCTGCTTCCCGAGGCACTCGCCAAGAAGAAGAAGCGGGTGCCCGTCATCCTGTCGGTCGGTCCGTACTTCGGGCACTCGGGGCAGACCGGTGTCGAGGACTGGACGCACACCGGCCCCTCGGCCCGCTTCCAGGACTTCATCGAGGGCACGGACCTGTTCGACGAGGGGTACGCCTTCGTCATGGTGGACCTGCGCGGCTTCGGTGGCTCCACCGGCTGTCTCGACTGGGGCGGGCCGGGTGAGCAGGCCGACGTCGAGGCCGCCGTCGACTGGGCGGCGAAGCAGCCGTGGTCCACCGGGGCGGTCGGTATGTACGGCAAGTCGTACGACGCCGTCACCGGGCTCATCGGCAACAACCTGGACCAGCGCGCGCTCAAGGCCGTCGTCGCCCAGGAGCCCGTGTGGGACATGTACCAGTACATCTACTCCAACGGCGTGCCCCGCCCCAACGTCACCGGCACCGCCAACGCCTACAACTCCATCGCCACCCTTGGCCAGATGGCGGACGACGACGCGCGCTACCTGGCCAACGCCCGCTGGGAGGAGACCCACCCGGAGTGCCTCACGGAGAACTCGGCCGGCTACCGAATAGCCGACCAGCGTGACAAGCACTGGACCTCCCGTGACCTGGCCAGGATGGCCAAGCGCACCGACACCCCGCTGTTCGTCACACAGGGCTTCGTCGAGAACAACACCAAGCCCGAGGAGATGCAGGAGTACCTCGCCAACCACAAGGGCCCCGAGCGCGGGTGGCTCGGACAGTGGGACCACGTACGGGGCGGCGACCGCACCAGCGACGGGCGTCTGGCCATGGGACGCGAGGGCTGGTACGACGAGACGCTCTCCTTCTACGACCAGTACCTCAAGGGCATCAAACCGAAGGTCGACTACCCGGCCTACTCGGTCCAGGACTCCACCGGCACCTGGCGCGCGCAGAAGACGTGGCCCGTCGTGGAACGGTCCGTCACCCTCCCGCTCGGCGACGGCTCGTACGTGGACGACGGCGGAGTCTCCGCGCTCCTGGGCCTGGGTCTGGGTCTGGGCCCGTCCGGCGAGGCGACGCCGCGGCAACGCCAACAGCCTTCCGGCGAGTGGGACATGGAGAACGCTCCCGCGCTCGACCCGGCCGCGCCGAAGGGCCTGGCCGAGGGACTGGCGAAGCTCCAGAAGTCCGGTGAGATCACGTCCAGCTTCTTCGTCTGGTCCAAGCCGGTGAAGCAGGCCGTGCGCGTCACGGGCACCCCACAGGTCTCCCTGACCGCCAAGGGCGAGGGCAACGTCATGGTCAAGCTGTACGACGTCGCCCCGGACGGCACCGCTGTCATGTTCGACGAGCAGGTCTCGCTGCTCGACTCGGGCAAGTTGACGGTCGACCTCAAGGCCACCGACTGGACCCTGACGACCGGGCACGTCCTGGCGGTGGAGATCGGCTCCATCCAGACCGGCTCATGGCGTGACACGCCCTCCGGCGAGACGATCAAGGTCAAGAACGCCCGGATCGAACTGGCCCTGGACAACCCGGCCGACGACCGCGCCACCGCCGGGGCCCGCGCACCGTTCCTGGACACCTATCTGCGCCAGTACACGGTGGATCTGCCGGCCGGCCCCGCATCGTTCACGGTGCCAACCGGCGGGCGCCACTGA